The following is a genomic window from Citrifermentans bemidjiense Bem.
GGCCGGTTTCCCGCCGCACAAGATAAACGTGGTGCTGATGCGCGGGGTCAACGACCACGAAATCCTCGATTTCGTGCGGCTCACACTGGAGCGCCCCTACGCGGTGAGGTTCATCGAGTACATGCCTACCTGCCAAGCGGCCGACTGGCGTTCGCTCTGCATTCCGGGGAGCGAGGTGCTGGAGCGGATCGCGGAGCGTTTCCTGATCGAGAAGCTGGAGCGAAACGAGCGTTCGGGACCGGCCAAGAACTTCAGAGTTAAGGGCGCTGTCGGCTCGCTCGGGGTCATCACCCCGATGACCGGTCACTTCTGCGACGCCTGCAACCGGCTCAGGGTGACCGCCACAGGCGTGGCCAAGGGGTGCCTGTTGTCCGGGGCAGGGGTGGATCTAGGACCGCTTCTGGCCTCCGGCGACGATGCCTCGCTACGCGACGGGATCCGCCGCATCGTCCACGACAAGCCAGGCCGTCACCGGTTCGACGAGGAAGCCGGCGTCGTAGCGCCCTTCGTCATGGCAGGGATAGGGGGATAGGATGGCTTCTGTTTATCGTTACGAAAAAGGGGCCGTTACCGCAGCTGAGAGGGAAGTGGTGGCCGAGGTCCCCGTGGTTCTGCACGTGAACGGCAGGGAGCTTGCCACCCTGATCGCCTCCCCCCACGAGCTCCGTTTCCTGGTTGCCGGGTTTCTCAGGCTGCAGGGGCTCGTGGACCGGGTCGAGGATTTCAACGCCCTCTCGGTCTGCGACGATCACGGCATCGCCAGCGCCCAGGTTAAAAAGGAGCTTCCGGAAAAGCTGAAGCCTGTCCTCACCTCCGGTTGCGGCACCGGCATTAGTTTTTCCGTCCCTAGGGTCGATGCCGCGCAAAGCGCCGTAGAAAACGGGAAAACCTACACCCCCGCCGCCGTCTTCTCCATGATGGACGGGCTGGCCCGGAAGGCGCAGGGGTACCAGGCCCACGGCGGCATGTACTCGGCCGCGGTAGGCGACGGAGACGTCGTACTCTTTTCCGAGGACCTCGGGCGCCATAATACTATCGACCGCATCGCGGGAGAGGCGCTCATGAAGGGAATAGACCTCTCAGGGATGATGCTGGTCACCTCGGGGCGCGTCTCCACCGAACTGATCGCCAAGGCGGCGCTTTTGGGGATCACGGTTGTCGCCTCGCGCACTTCACCCACCGGGACCGCCGTGAAAATGGCCGAGGAAGCGGGGATCACCATGATCGGCTACGTGCGGGCGGACCGCTTCGATGTCTACAGCCATCCGGAGCGGATCGACTTGGCAGCGGTTGCCAGCTGACCCAGCCCGTGCTGTATGTATTGACGGAAACGCCGGATTTCATGTATACAAATGACTCCTAATGGCATCAAAAGCAGTCCGATTCCAGCGCTCCCCCTCCATTGATACCGCAGGTGGGAGGGAGGCAGAGAAGGGGGACAGGCACTTGCGGAGCCAGTCCCCCAGGGCGGAGCCAGTCACCTAGGTCATGAAGGAAGAAAGAGAAGGCGCTTATGGTGCAGGTCGCTGACATAACGGGGATGGAAGGGACTACCGGCTGCGGTGACGCTTCGGGCATCGTGAGGCTGGACGCCGATCTCGGCATCACCTACCTCGACGCGGCCGCCGCTGACCTGATAGGGATCCCCGCGGAGAGCCTTTTGGGGTGCGGGCTCGACGAGGTGGCGGATCTCTCCGAGCTCAGCACCCTGATGAGAAGCGGCACCGTCTTCAACAATCAGGTGCTGCAGGTCGGCAAGAGGCGTCTGGTCTGCGACTTTCTCCCGACCATGGAGTCGGAGCAGCTGGTGGGGGGGATTTTGTCCGTCCTGCGGCTCCTTCCGGAACAACTCCCCGATCCCTCCATCGATTTGAGAGCCCTGTTGCAGTCGGGTAGCGCCTCCCTCGATCTCAACTACGACGGCATCGTCATCGTGGACCGGGAAGGGGTGGTGGTCATGGTCAACCAGGCCTTCGCCGACATCCTCGACACCACCCCCAACGCCATCATCGGCAAGCACGTCAGCGATGCCTACCCCAATTCCCAGTCCTCGAAGCTGCCGGCGGTCATGGAAACCGCCACCCCCCAGATCGGCATCACCCATTACCTGAACGGCAAGCAGGTCTACGCCTCGCTCTATCCGATCGTCAAGGACGGCCAGGTGATCGGCGGGGTCGGCAAAATCCTGTTCAAGGACATCCGCGAGATCACGCTGATCGCCAACCGGCTGCAGGGCGCCTCCGAGACGCGCGCGGCGGCCGGGAACGTGGCGCGCAAGGAATCGATGTCGCGCTACGACGTGAACAGCATCGTCGGGCAGAGCAAGCAGATGCAGGACCTGAAAGAGTCCCTGCTGCGGGTGGCTTCCAAGAACTCGAACATCCTCCTCCTGGGGGAGAGCGGGACCGGGAAAGAGCTTTTCGCCCACGCCATCCACGCCGCCAGCAACCGCCGCTACGCCCAGTTCGTCAAGGTCAACTGCGCCGCCATTCCGGAACATCTGCTGGAAAGCGAGCTCTTCGGCTATGCCGAGGGAGCCTTCACTGGGGCGAGGAAAGGGGGGCAGCTGGGGAAATTCGAGCAGGCGCACCTGGGGACCATCTTCCTGGACGAGATCGGCGACATGCCGCTGTACATGCAGGCGAAGATGCTGCGGGTCCTGCAGGAGAGGGAGCTGACACCTTTGGGGAGCAACGCGCCGAAAACGGTCGACGTGAGGGTGGTCGCCGCCACCAACAGCAACCTCGAGGCCTTGGTGCGGGAGGGGAAGTTCCGGCAGGACCTCTACTATCGCCTCAAGGTGGTGACGCTCTGCATCCCCGCGCTCAGGGAGCGCAAGGAGGACATCCGCGCCCTCAGCATAAATTTCATCCAGCAGTTCAACGAGGAGTTCGGGCTGGAGGTCCAGGCGCTGAGCCTGGAGGCCCGCGACGTGGTCATGCACTACGACTGGCCGGGGAACGTGAGGGAGCTGCGCAACGTGATCGAGAGCGCCTTCAACGTGGTGACCGGTCCGCTCATCCTCAAGGAGCACCTCCCGGAACAGCTCTCCAGGATGATCCAGGACGGCAGCTCCGGCATCCCGCACGACATCGGCCCCTACCTGCGCGCAAGGCTCGGGAGCAAGCCGCTTCCGGCCATCGTCGAGGAGTTCGAGAAGCTGCTGGTCGAGGCCGCCATCGAGTTTTGCAACGGCAACAAGCTGCAGGCCGCCGATCTGCTCGGCATCTCTCGGCAGTGGCTGTACAAGAAGCTACAAAAGAAGCATAACGACGACTCTTCCGGCCACTGAGTCCCGGCTTCATTCGCCCCCGGGCCGCTCCCTCCTGTCAGCAAATCAACCCGTTTCCCAGCTCTCCCCCTCCCGCAAGGGGAGGGGGAAACCTAACACCGTTTATTCCAGCCGCAGGTGTTACGGATTCTTCTGCCTCAACCCCCTCCTTGAAAGCCCCAATTCTCCAGGTGCAATAACAGGTTTTCCTCACTGTAAACAATTCGCATACAGTCACCAGGTGCTGTTTACAAATATAACTAAGCGAAATTACAAGAAGTGAAAATAAGTGTCGCCTGTGGGTGTCAACAATCGTTTACAGGAGGGGCTGGCTGCATACCGGGTGAAGTTGCAGTTAGGAGAACATTGTTTTGCTGAATTTACGCGCCTTTGCCAATTTTGTTTTTGTTTCATTTAGGAAATCCGGATTTTGGTACCCAAGTTGCTATTAACCTTCTCCAGAAGCAGCCCGCAGGCAAGGCCGCACACAACAACCACAAACAGGAGGAAGCACCCGTGAATACTATCGCCCTTGCAAAAAGCAACTTCGAACAGGAATACCGGCAAAAACTCTGCTCGGCTGCCGAAGCTGCCACCATTGTCAAATCGGGAGATCACCTCTGCTTTCCACTGGGCGTAGGCGAGCCGACCTTGTTCGTCAAGGCGCTCGCGGCACGAAAGCGTGAGCTCGAAGGTGTGGTGGTGAACCAGCAGCATCATCTCTGCCCCGACTACTTCACCGAGGACTCCACCCCGCACATCAAGGTCAACGCGTGGTTCACCAGCCACGTGTCGCGCGAAGCGGTGCAGAAGGGTTGGGCGGACTTCGTCCCCAACCACTTCCACGAAGTGCCCAAGCTGCTGCGCGAGTACTGGCCGGTCGACGTCGCCGGAACCGTGGTCTCCCCGATGGACGAGTACGGCTACTTCACCTGCAGCCTCTCGGTCGGCTACACCATGGAGGCGGTGAAGAAGGCGGAGAAGGTGGTGGTTCAGGTCAACCCCAACGCGCCGCGCACCCACGGCAACTGTCACATCCACATCTCCGAGGTGGACCACATCATCGAGTGCCATGAGCCGCTCAAGGAACTGGAAATCCCCAAGATTTCACCGATCGAGGAAGCCATCGGCGCTTACCTCGCCGAGATGGTTCCCGACGGCTCCTGTCTGCAGCTAGGCTGGGGCGGCATCCCCAACGCGGTCACCCGCGCGCTCATGACCAAGAAGGACCTGGGCGTCCACACCGAACTCATGTCCGACGGGATCGTGGACCTGATGCTGTCCGGCGCGGTCAACAACTCCAGGAAGACCATCCACCGCGGCAAGGCCTTGGCGACCTTTGCGCTCGGGACCAAGCGCCTGTTCGACTTCATGCACGAGAACCCGATGATCGAGATGCACCCGGTCGACTACGTGAACGACCCGGCCGTGATCGGGAGCATCGACAACGTGGTCGCCATCAACGCCACCATCCAGGTCGATCTCTTGGGGCAGTGCTGTTCCGAGTCCTTCGGGCACCTGCAGTGGAGCGGGACCGGCGGACAGGCCGACTTCGCGCGCGGCGCCAACAGGTCGCGCGGCGGCAAGGCCTTCATCACCACCGCCTCCACCGCGAAAAACGGCACCATCTCCTGCATCGTGCCGACGCTCACCGCGGGTGCCTCCGTCACCACCAGCAAGAACGACGTGGACCACGTCGTGACCGAGTTCGGCGTCGCTAAGCTCAGGGGGCAGACCGCGAAGCAGCGCGCCATGAACCTGATCAACGTGGCGCACCCGGACTTCCGCGGCGAGCTGATGGAAGCGGCTCGCAGGATGAATAGGATTTAGCTGGAAAAGGGGGGGGGTAGGGAAGCAGGCGCCTTTCAGTTCCCCCTCCACCTGCGGGAGGGGGGACTGAGGAGGAGATGAGAGCGGTTGAGGGGGCGGGCCCCTCTCAACCTGCAGCCGCTTTTGAGATCCTGCCCGGCGGGCTCGCCTCCGCCGCACCTTCGCCTGTGGCCCTGGTGTTCTTCAGCACCGTGGCCAGGGTGACGGTGTCGAGGATGGCGCGGGTAACGGTGTCGATCTCGCTGGTCACGCTGTGCAGCTCGGAGACCACCGGCTCCGCCGCCTTGTTCCAGTGGGGGAGATCCAGTTCGCTCTCCAGCGTTTCGAAGAGCTGGATGATGTCGAGCAAGGTGGTGCGGTTGACGTTGCCGGCGAAGCGGTAACCGCCCCCTACGCCGCGCATCGCCTGGACCACTCCCTGGTGCACGAGGTTGCGCATCACCTTGGCCAGGTGGTGCGAGGAAATGCCGTACTTGTCGGCGATGTCCGAGGTGGAAAGCTGCCGCTCCGGGTCTCTGGCCAGTTCCAGGACGGAGATAAGCGCGAAAAGGCTTGCCTTGTTTAGCTTCATGATCGTCTCGCTCCAAATAGAGGCGCCCGTGGCGCCGTCAGTCGATTCGTTTTTCCAGCTCGACGTAGCGCCCGGTCCGCAACCCCATGCCGCGGAAGAAGGAAAGGGTGAGCTTGTTGTCGATGTCCACCATGGTGCGCACCGTGTCTACGCCGGCCTTTTTCAGGCGCTCGCAGATCTCGGTGAACATCCTGGTGCCGATCCCCCCTTCACGGGTGGTATGGGACACCCTGAGGGCGAACACCCAGCCGCAGGGGGGGGAGCCGAACTCCCAGGCGCGGACCTCGCCGATGATGAAGCCGAGCAGGGACTTTCCTTCCTGCGCGACCAGAAAGACCCGGTCCGGACGGCCGGCCACCACGTAATGCTGGAAGATGCCCTGCCAGTACCCCGTCTTGTCCTCGTTGGGCGTCCGGTCCAAGGCGATGATGGCTTCCAAGTCGCTCGGGATGGCGTCCCTGATGGTTATCTTGCTCATGTCTAGACTCGCTCGCGATTTCGCCGCGCCTCAAGGCGCTCCTCCCGGGGAAGGGAGGCGGCTGAACCGCTGTTGGGATGGGTTCCGATCCGGTGGGGATGGAAATTGGTAATCTAGTACCATGAAGGCAAGATGTTGGCAAGCGTTAGCTGGGAAATATCGCGTATACATTATTTATTTCTTGACCCTAATTCGGCATAGTGATACTAATTTAGCATAATTGAAACATTGTTCTGATATAAAGCCGGGCGGTTGCCGGTTGAGCCAGGGTCGGGGAAAGGCGGGGTGGTCATGGAACAGTTTCGATACTATCTCAGGGTCCGCTACTACGAATGCGACATGCAGAAGGTGGTCTACAACGCCAACTACGCCAACTACGCGGGCGTGGCTACCATCGAATTCCTGAGGGCGCTCGCGGGGCCGGGCCTTTTGCAGGGGGACCTCGATTTCATGGTGGTGAGCCAGAACATGGAATGGAGGGCACCGGCGCGTTTCGACGAGGTCCTGGAGATATCGGTGGCGGTTAAGGAAATGGGGAAGAGCTCGATCACCATCGTCACCGACTTCCGCCGCGCCGGAAACGAGGCGGTGATCGCCTCGGCCGAGACGGTAAGGGTCCTGGTCGACGCCAAGACCCTGCAAAAGACGGAGATCCCGGCCGGGCTGCGCAGCGCCCTGGAGAAGGGCGCCCCGGGTACGGTGGTGGACCACGCGGGGTACCTGCAGCTGGACGATTTCGTATTTTCCTAAAACAGCAGTTTTTTTTCTTGACATAAAAGTGGTATTAAAGTACTTATTTACTCAAATAGAAATTTCGACATGCAACTCAAACCATAAAAAGAAGTCAAGGGGGAAGCCGTGGCAACTACCGACGAGATCATCAAGAGAACCGCACCGTCCCATCTGATCGATCACAACCTGATCGACCGCGACGTGGAGAGCCTTTGCGACGGGATGGTGAAGTACGAGAAGCGTCCCGCGAAGAGAAAGGACGGCAGCGTGGTGCAGGGGCTGTACAACGCCTGGATCATCTTCAACAACCCCAAGCAGTTCAACTCCTATACCACCGACATGGTGAAGGCGACCATCCTGGCCTTTCGCCGCGCTTCCGTCGACCGCGAGGTCAACGCCGTGGTCTTCACCGGCGTGGGGGAGAAGGCTTTCTGCACCGGCGGCAACACCAAGGAGTACGCGGAGTACTACGCGGGGAACCCGCAGGAGTACCGCCAGTACATGCGGCTCTTCAACGACATGGTTTCCGCCATCCTCGGGTGCGACAAGCCGGTCGTCTGCAGGGTGAACGGGATGAGGATTGGCGGCGGCCAGGAGATCGGCATGGCCTGCGACTTCAGCGTCGCGCACGACTTGGCCAACTTCGGCCAGGCCGGTCCCAAGCACGGTTCCGCTGCCATCGGCGGCGCTACCGACTTCCTCCCGGTCATGATCGGCTGCGAGCAGGCCATGGTCTCCGGCACGCTGTGCGAGCCGTTCTCGGCGCACAAGGCGGCGCGTCTGGGCATCATCGCAGACGTGGTTCCGGCGCTTAAGATCGACGGCAAGTTCGTCGCCAATCCGACGGTCGTCACCGACAAGTTCCTGGACGAGTACGGCCGTGTCATCCACGGCGAGTTCAGGACCGGCGCCCAGTTCAAGGAAGGGCAGGCCCTTATCAAGGAAGGGGAGATCGACCTCTCCATGCTGGACCAGAAGGTGGATGAACTCTGCGCGAAGCTGATCGACACCTTCCCCGAGTGCATGACCAAGAGCCTCGAGGAGTTGAGGAAGCCGAAGCTGGACGCCTGGAACGCCAACAAGGAAAACTCCAGGGCATGGCTCGCGCTCAACATGATGAACGAGGCGCGCACCGGCTTCAGGGCCTTCAACGAGGGGACCAAGGAGACCGGCCGCGAGATCGAATTCGTGAAGCTGCGCCAGGGGTTGGCCGTCGGTACCCCCTGGACCGAGGAGCTCGTGGACAGCCTGATGCCGGGAGCGTAGGGGTAGGCGGATCAAGATGTGCCGCGGCAGGTGCGCGAGCGCTCCGCGGCACGCCTTAAAATGGTAAAAAAGTACTTTTATGCCAGAACTGGCATCGGTCCTGATCGTCGGAGCCGGAACTCAAGGTTAGCAACCAAGGGGTAACTATATGAGGTATGCAGAGACAGGATACGTGCTGGAAGTCGACCTGACCAAGGGGAACATCGAGAGGGTGGCTACCGATCCCAAGGACACCGAGCTTTACTTGGGCGGCCTGGGAACCAACGCCAAGCTGCTGTGGGACCGGGTCCCGGCTGACGTCGACGCCTTTTCTCCGGAAAACCTTCTCATTTTCGCCGCCGGCCTTCTGTGCGGAACGCCGGCCACCGGGTGCAACCGCACCATAGTCTCCACCATCTCCCCGCAGACGAAGCTCATGGCCTTCTCGATGATGGGCGGGTTCTGGGCTCCGGAGTTGAAGTACGCGGGTTACGACAAGGTGGTCCTGCGCGGCAAGTCGCCGAAGCTCGTCTATCTCTACATCAACAACGACAAGGTCGAGATCCGCGACGCCTCCCACCTGAAAGGGAAGGGGGCCATCGAGACCGCCGAGCTCATCAAGAAGGAGCTGAACGAGCCGAGAGCCCAGGTGGCCGCCATTGGCCTCGCCGGCGAGAACCGGGTCTTCTACGCCTCCATCGAGCAGGGCAGATCCTCCGCCTCCCGCGGCGGCATCGGCGCGGTGATGGGGGACAAGGGGGTCAAGGCTGTGGTCGTTCGCGGCACCAAGGACCTCTGCGTCGCCAAGCCCGAGGAGTTCAACAACCTCTGCGGCGAGGTGCTCGACTACATCAAGCACCGCGAGGACAACCCGATCCCCGACGTGATGCCCATCCTGGCCGGGCTCGGGAGCCCGCAGGAGATGAAGGTCCACGACGAGAAGTGGCACACCGAGAACTTCAACTGGGGCAACGCCCGTACCCGCCGCAAGGACTTCTGG
Proteins encoded in this region:
- the moaA gene encoding GTP 3',8-cyclase MoaA, with product MSLIDAHGRRINYLRLSVTDRCNLRCSYCMPAQGVKLLPQDRVLSYEELLRVAKQAVAVGIEKIRVTGGEPLVRKGIVPFLKRLALIPGLEELVLTTNGTLLQGMARELKDAGVQRLNISLDSLSPVTFAKITRGGDLKAALAGLEAAERAGFPPHKINVVLMRGVNDHEILDFVRLTLERPYAVRFIEYMPTCQAADWRSLCIPGSEVLERIAERFLIEKLERNERSGPAKNFRVKGAVGSLGVITPMTGHFCDACNRLRVTATGVAKGCLLSGAGVDLGPLLASGDDASLRDGIRRIVHDKPGRHRFDEEAGVVAPFVMAGIGG
- the fdhD gene encoding formate dehydrogenase accessory sulfurtransferase FdhD, which codes for MASVYRYEKGAVTAAEREVVAEVPVVLHVNGRELATLIASPHELRFLVAGFLRLQGLVDRVEDFNALSVCDDHGIASAQVKKELPEKLKPVLTSGCGTGISFSVPRVDAAQSAVENGKTYTPAAVFSMMDGLARKAQGYQAHGGMYSAAVGDGDVVLFSEDLGRHNTIDRIAGEALMKGIDLSGMMLVTSGRVSTELIAKAALLGITVVASRTSPTGTAVKMAEEAGITMIGYVRADRFDVYSHPERIDLAAVAS
- a CDS encoding sigma-54-dependent Fis family transcriptional regulator: MVQVADITGMEGTTGCGDASGIVRLDADLGITYLDAAAADLIGIPAESLLGCGLDEVADLSELSTLMRSGTVFNNQVLQVGKRRLVCDFLPTMESEQLVGGILSVLRLLPEQLPDPSIDLRALLQSGSASLDLNYDGIVIVDREGVVVMVNQAFADILDTTPNAIIGKHVSDAYPNSQSSKLPAVMETATPQIGITHYLNGKQVYASLYPIVKDGQVIGGVGKILFKDIREITLIANRLQGASETRAAAGNVARKESMSRYDVNSIVGQSKQMQDLKESLLRVASKNSNILLLGESGTGKELFAHAIHAASNRRYAQFVKVNCAAIPEHLLESELFGYAEGAFTGARKGGQLGKFEQAHLGTIFLDEIGDMPLYMQAKMLRVLQERELTPLGSNAPKTVDVRVVAATNSNLEALVREGKFRQDLYYRLKVVTLCIPALRERKEDIRALSINFIQQFNEEFGLEVQALSLEARDVVMHYDWPGNVRELRNVIESAFNVVTGPLILKEHLPEQLSRMIQDGSSGIPHDIGPYLRARLGSKPLPAIVEEFEKLLVEAAIEFCNGNKLQAADLLGISRQWLYKKLQKKHNDDSSGH
- a CDS encoding acetyl-CoA hydrolase/transferase family protein, translating into MNTIALAKSNFEQEYRQKLCSAAEAATIVKSGDHLCFPLGVGEPTLFVKALAARKRELEGVVVNQQHHLCPDYFTEDSTPHIKVNAWFTSHVSREAVQKGWADFVPNHFHEVPKLLREYWPVDVAGTVVSPMDEYGYFTCSLSVGYTMEAVKKAEKVVVQVNPNAPRTHGNCHIHISEVDHIIECHEPLKELEIPKISPIEEAIGAYLAEMVPDGSCLQLGWGGIPNAVTRALMTKKDLGVHTELMSDGIVDLMLSGAVNNSRKTIHRGKALATFALGTKRLFDFMHENPMIEMHPVDYVNDPAVIGSIDNVVAINATIQVDLLGQCCSESFGHLQWSGTGGQADFARGANRSRGGKAFITTASTAKNGTISCIVPTLTAGASVTTSKNDVDHVVTEFGVAKLRGQTAKQRAMNLINVAHPDFRGELMEAARRMNRI
- a CDS encoding Rrf2 family transcriptional regulator; protein product: MKLNKASLFALISVLELARDPERQLSTSDIADKYGISSHHLAKVMRNLVHQGVVQAMRGVGGGYRFAGNVNRTTLLDIIQLFETLESELDLPHWNKAAEPVVSELHSVTSEIDTVTRAILDTVTLATVLKNTRATGEGAAEASPPGRISKAAAG
- a CDS encoding GNAT family N-acetyltransferase, giving the protein MSKITIRDAIPSDLEAIIALDRTPNEDKTGYWQGIFQHYVVAGRPDRVFLVAQEGKSLLGFIIGEVRAWEFGSPPCGWVFALRVSHTTREGGIGTRMFTEICERLKKAGVDTVRTMVDIDNKLTLSFFRGMGLRTGRYVELEKRID
- a CDS encoding acyl-CoA thioesterase; amino-acid sequence: MEQFRYYLRVRYYECDMQKVVYNANYANYAGVATIEFLRALAGPGLLQGDLDFMVVSQNMEWRAPARFDEVLEISVAVKEMGKSSITIVTDFRRAGNEAVIASAETVRVLVDAKTLQKTEIPAGLRSALEKGAPGTVVDHAGYLQLDDFVFS
- the oah gene encoding 6-oxocyclohex-1-ene-1-carbonyl-CoA hydratase, which encodes MATTDEIIKRTAPSHLIDHNLIDRDVESLCDGMVKYEKRPAKRKDGSVVQGLYNAWIIFNNPKQFNSYTTDMVKATILAFRRASVDREVNAVVFTGVGEKAFCTGGNTKEYAEYYAGNPQEYRQYMRLFNDMVSAILGCDKPVVCRVNGMRIGGGQEIGMACDFSVAHDLANFGQAGPKHGSAAIGGATDFLPVMIGCEQAMVSGTLCEPFSAHKAARLGIIADVVPALKIDGKFVANPTVVTDKFLDEYGRVIHGEFRTGAQFKEGQALIKEGEIDLSMLDQKVDELCAKLIDTFPECMTKSLEELRKPKLDAWNANKENSRAWLALNMMNEARTGFRAFNEGTKETGREIEFVKLRQGLAVGTPWTEELVDSLMPGA